A single Ignavibacteriales bacterium DNA region contains:
- the hisD gene encoding histidinol dehydrogenase — MKIYTENKLSREALAKLTGRKASAPGSVMPEVRRIISDVKRNGFSAVQRYNKRFDNNSSPVLKVSAREMNKAEGELSPQLKQAMKAAYENITRFHEKQKPAGYTISTMPGVRCSMEYRPIERAGLYIPGGSAPLPSTMLMLGIPAKIAGCKEISVFTPAPEGRVHPAVLYAAKLCGITAVFKAGGAHAIASAAYGTEQNRKVYKIFGPGNRYVTAAKILVSSDPEGAAIDFPAGPSEVLVIADEKANPVYIAADLLSQAEHGPDSRAVCLVFSEKKAKEVAAETRKQLTLLPRKEIAAQALRNSFILVCRNIESAIAFSNETAPEHLILNMEQPENYLPFINNAGSVFLGAYSPESGGDYASGTNHSLPTEGYAKVYGGVTVNSFMKSMTVQKITKKGIEALGKTVITLAEAEGLEAHARAVKVRMQK, encoded by the coding sequence ATGAAAATATATACAGAAAATAAACTGAGCAGGGAAGCCCTTGCGAAACTCACCGGACGTAAAGCCTCCGCCCCTGGTTCCGTAATGCCTGAGGTCCGAAGAATTATATCGGATGTAAAAAGAAACGGATTCAGTGCCGTTCAGCGCTACAACAAACGATTTGATAACAACTCATCACCGGTTCTGAAAGTCAGTGCACGGGAGATGAATAAGGCGGAGGGTGAGCTCTCCCCTCAGCTGAAGCAGGCAATGAAGGCCGCATACGAAAATATCACCAGATTTCACGAGAAGCAGAAACCGGCAGGATATACGATAAGTACGATGCCGGGAGTGCGCTGTTCTATGGAATACCGTCCGATAGAACGGGCAGGGCTTTATATACCGGGAGGAAGCGCACCGCTTCCTTCTACCATGCTGATGCTGGGGATACCCGCAAAGATTGCCGGATGTAAAGAGATTTCTGTTTTCACTCCTGCTCCGGAGGGACGGGTTCATCCGGCAGTCCTTTATGCAGCAAAACTTTGCGGCATCACGGCGGTGTTTAAAGCGGGGGGAGCACATGCCATAGCCTCTGCTGCGTACGGAACAGAGCAGAACAGAAAGGTATATAAGATATTCGGACCGGGTAACCGGTACGTAACCGCTGCAAAAATTCTGGTGAGCAGTGATCCGGAAGGAGCAGCAATTGACTTCCCGGCTGGTCCGAGCGAAGTTCTGGTGATAGCGGATGAAAAGGCTAACCCGGTATATATAGCCGCAGACCTGCTTTCTCAGGCGGAACACGGGCCCGATTCACGGGCTGTCTGTCTGGTCTTTTCAGAGAAAAAAGCAAAGGAAGTCGCGGCTGAAACAAGAAAACAGCTAACACTTCTGCCGCGAAAAGAAATTGCTGCGCAAGCGTTACGGAACTCTTTTATTCTGGTATGCAGAAATATTGAGTCAGCAATTGCATTTTCAAACGAAACAGCGCCGGAACATCTAATACTGAATATGGAACAACCGGAGAATTATCTTCCGTTTATCAACAACGCAGGGTCGGTGTTCCTTGGAGCGTATTCACCGGAAAGTGGGGGAGACTATGCTTCGGGAACAAATCACTCGCTGCCAACAGAGGGATACGCTAAAGTATACGGCGGAGTTACAGTGAACTCATTCATGAAAAGCATGACGGTGCAAAAAATAACAAAAAAGGGAATTGAGGCACTCGGAAAAACAGTAATAACCCTGGCGGAGGCCGAGGGGCTGGAAGCACATGCCAGAGCGGTGAAAGTGAGAATGCAGAAATGA
- the hisC gene encoding histidinol-phosphate transaminase, whose amino-acid sequence MSIKLLVRENIRELKPYTSARDIYTSGILLDANENPRSILEKNYPGISRYPDPHHRNLREKLAAYHGISPAQILAGNGSDELLDLCIRVFCAPGKESALIIEPTYGMYKTLCEINDIRVIICVPEEIYEPDMKQAAEAIEKNTKIAFICNPNNPTGGLISPGFIEGLLKRPGMMVVCDEAYIDFAPKGSALPLLAKYNNLIILRTFSKAWGLAGIRCGYIIAHPEVIHYLEAVKYPYNVNRITLSLAERALDNLNMKEELITSLISERERITAFLKELKGVERVFHSDANFILFRSPHSGYIFNRLAEKGIIIRDRSSQPGLSGCLRVSIGLPAENDKFMNIVKEVLNETAD is encoded by the coding sequence ATGAGCATTAAACTGCTTGTAAGAGAAAATATCAGGGAACTGAAGCCTTATACCTCCGCGAGGGATATATATACATCGGGAATACTGCTTGACGCGAATGAAAATCCGCGGAGCATCCTGGAAAAAAATTATCCCGGCATTTCCCGCTATCCAGACCCGCATCACAGGAATCTGCGGGAAAAACTGGCTGCTTATCACGGAATCAGTCCCGCGCAAATCCTTGCGGGCAACGGTTCTGATGAACTGCTGGACTTATGCATCAGGGTTTTTTGTGCACCGGGTAAAGAAAGCGCTCTGATTATAGAGCCGACTTACGGGATGTATAAAACTTTATGTGAAATTAACGATATCAGGGTGATAATCTGCGTTCCTGAGGAGATATACGAACCGGATATGAAGCAGGCTGCAGAAGCAATAGAAAAGAATACCAAAATTGCATTTATCTGTAACCCGAACAATCCCACCGGGGGGCTTATTTCTCCCGGTTTCATAGAGGGGCTTCTGAAGCGGCCGGGAATGATGGTTGTCTGTGATGAGGCATATATAGACTTTGCACCCAAAGGTTCAGCGCTGCCGTTACTGGCGAAATACAATAATCTTATTATACTCAGAACTTTCTCTAAGGCATGGGGGCTGGCGGGAATCAGGTGCGGTTATATAATAGCCCATCCGGAAGTGATACACTATCTGGAAGCAGTGAAGTACCCTTATAACGTTAACCGTATTACTCTCTCCCTTGCTGAGAGAGCGTTGGATAATCTGAATATGAAGGAAGAGCTGATCACCAGCCTCATTTCAGAACGGGAGCGGATTACGGCTTTTCTTAAGGAGCTGAAAGGCGTTGAAAGAGTTTTTCATTCTGATGCAAACTTTATTCTTTTCCGCTCACCTCATTCAGGGTATATATTCAACCGGCTTGCGGAAAAGGGAATCATCATACGGGACAGGAGTTCACAACCGGGACTCAGCGGTTGTCTCCGTGTAAGTATAGGCCTTCCTGCAGAAAACGACAAATTTATGAACATAGTAAAAGAGGTTCTTAATGAAACTGCTGATTGA
- the hisB gene encoding imidazoleglycerol-phosphate dehydratase HisB has product MSNAGVKLTPPGIQVSDFKEVTEFLLSKKRTAAKERTTAETSILVSLNLDGTGKAEIETGIGFFDHMLSQIARHGNIDLVIRCKGDLHIDEHHTVEDTGIVLGEALLEALGDKKGIKRYGYIVPMDDCVAACAIDLGGRISLIYKANFKREKIGDYATELTEEFFRGLASGLKANIYIKAKGKNEHHKAESIFKAFAKALNEACRMDERSGNTLPSTKGVL; this is encoded by the coding sequence ATGAGCAACGCCGGAGTTAAGCTTACGCCGCCGGGAATTCAGGTTTCTGATTTCAAAGAAGTAACAGAATTTCTGCTCAGTAAAAAACGAACAGCAGCAAAAGAAAGAACAACGGCGGAAACTTCCATTCTGGTATCGCTCAATCTTGACGGAACGGGTAAAGCAGAGATAGAAACCGGCATCGGATTTTTTGACCATATGCTCAGCCAGATAGCCAGGCATGGCAATATTGATCTGGTAATCCGCTGCAAAGGTGATCTTCATATAGATGAGCATCACACTGTGGAGGATACCGGTATTGTTCTGGGAGAGGCGCTGCTTGAAGCGCTGGGAGATAAAAAGGGAATAAAGCGGTACGGCTATATTGTTCCGATGGATGACTGTGTCGCAGCCTGTGCAATTGATCTGGGAGGCAGGATCAGTCTTATCTACAAAGCCAATTTTAAGAGAGAAAAAATCGGTGATTATGCAACCGAACTCACGGAAGAATTTTTCCGCGGGCTTGCTTCCGGACTGAAAGCCAACATTTATATAAAGGCGAAGGGAAAAAACGAACATCACAAAGCAGAGTCCATCTTTAAAGCATTTGCGAAAGCGCTTAATGAAGCATGCAGAATGGATGAGCGTTCAGGAAATACTCTCCCTTCAACCAAAGGAGTATTATGA
- the hisH gene encoding imidazole glycerol phosphate synthase subunit HisH has protein sequence MMIAIIDYGAGNTASVANAVKDITTDVVITADISLLKDADKIILPGVGEASAAMENLKRSGTAEFLKDTNKSVLGICLGMQLLGISSEEGSADCLGLIDYHTVRFRGEHIRIPHMGWTRISFFEESLLFKGLKQNEFLYFAHSYYVPGCVYTTAESVHGGVFSAAVQKENYFGVQFHPEKSGETGLTIIRNFIELC, from the coding sequence ATTATGATAGCCATTATAGATTACGGCGCAGGCAACACTGCCTCGGTTGCCAATGCAGTAAAGGATATTACGACTGATGTTGTGATTACTGCAGATATCTCTCTCCTGAAAGATGCTGACAAAATTATTCTCCCCGGTGTAGGTGAGGCCTCTGCCGCAATGGAAAATTTGAAGAGAAGCGGAACGGCGGAATTTCTGAAAGACACGAACAAGAGTGTGCTGGGTATATGCCTGGGAATGCAGCTTCTTGGAATTTCATCGGAGGAAGGAAGTGCGGATTGTCTTGGATTAATAGATTACCATACAGTGAGGTTCAGGGGGGAACATATACGGATTCCTCACATGGGCTGGACCCGGATTTCCTTCTTTGAAGAGTCTCTTTTGTTTAAGGGGCTGAAACAGAACGAATTCTTGTACTTTGCGCATTCTTATTATGTGCCCGGATGTGTATATACAACTGCTGAGTCTGTGCATGGCGGGGTTTTCTCGGCTGCCGTGCAAAAGGAGAATTATTTTGGAGTGCAGTTTCATCCCGAAAAATCTGGTGAAACAGGATTAACCATCATAAGGAATTTTATAGAACTATGCTGA
- a CDS encoding 1-(5-phosphoribosyl)-5-[(5-phosphoribosylamino)methylideneamino] imidazole-4-carboxamide isomerase, which yields MLIVPAIDILNNKAVRLLKGDFGRMTVYYEDAFEPVRLFYESGFRRMHLVDLDASRTGNITADTLVRRIKQETGCKIHFGGGIRSSEQIELLLNAGADKIITGSLPVTDPGLFEEMVREYAPESFIIAMDLLEDKVKIKGWTETAAVSAGELISFGLQLGIREFLCTDISRDGTLEGPSLDLYKQLMKEYPEMTLIASGGIGSMIDIYDLESISVPMAVAGKAIYEKAILLEELKRYAG from the coding sequence ATGCTGATAGTGCCTGCTATTGATATATTGAATAATAAAGCAGTCCGCCTGCTAAAAGGGGACTTCGGGAGGATGACGGTTTATTATGAAGATGCTTTTGAGCCGGTAAGGCTGTTTTATGAGAGCGGATTCAGGAGAATGCATCTGGTTGATCTTGATGCCTCACGGACAGGTAACATTACGGCTGACACTCTGGTCAGGCGCATTAAGCAGGAAACCGGCTGCAAGATTCATTTTGGCGGCGGAATAAGAAGCAGTGAGCAGATTGAACTGCTTCTTAACGCCGGTGCGGATAAAATTATAACCGGTTCGCTGCCTGTTACGGATCCTGGTTTGTTTGAAGAGATGGTAAGAGAATATGCCCCGGAATCATTTATTATCGCAATGGATTTGCTAGAAGATAAGGTTAAAATAAAAGGATGGACAGAGACCGCTGCTGTTTCCGCCGGGGAACTTATCAGTTTCGGATTGCAGCTCGGGATAAGGGAATTCCTCTGTACTGATATATCCCGTGACGGAACTCTTGAGGGACCCTCTCTGGATCTTTATAAACAGCTTATGAAAGAATATCCGGAAATGACGCTGATAGCATCCGGGGGTATCGGGAGCATGATTGATATATATGATCTTGAGAGCATCTCCGTACCGATGGCGGTCGCGGGTAAGGCGATTTATGAAAAAGCAATTTTATTAGAGGAGCTGAAGCGCTATGCCGGTTAA
- the hisF gene encoding imidazole glycerol phosphate synthase subunit HisF, which yields MPVKRIIPCLDIKDRRVVKGVNFVNLKDAGDPVELASRYYAEGADELVFLDISASDEKRRTMKELVTEIASVLRIPFTVGGGISSAADVEALLRAGADKVSLNTAIVKNPGLITEAAKEFGSQAVVAAIDTRNTQEGKRIYINGGKVPAGLETISWCREAEGRGAGEILLTSMDRDGTRSGFDLEVLREVCAATTIPVIASGGAGSYEHFREVFVSTQCEAALAAGLFHSGEMGIASLKQFLTENGIEVRL from the coding sequence ATGCCGGTTAAGAGAATTATTCCCTGTCTGGATATTAAAGACCGCCGGGTGGTTAAAGGAGTAAACTTTGTTAATCTGAAGGACGCCGGTGATCCGGTTGAACTGGCGTCGCGTTATTATGCTGAAGGCGCGGATGAGCTGGTGTTTCTCGATATAAGTGCATCAGACGAAAAACGAAGGACAATGAAGGAACTGGTTACGGAAATTGCATCCGTGCTCAGGATTCCGTTTACCGTCGGGGGAGGAATATCATCGGCCGCAGATGTAGAAGCTCTTCTCAGGGCAGGAGCTGATAAGGTATCGCTTAATACTGCCATTGTTAAAAATCCGGGTCTGATAACAGAAGCGGCAAAGGAGTTCGGATCGCAGGCGGTGGTTGCCGCTATTGATACCAGAAATACTCAGGAAGGGAAGCGGATATATATTAACGGGGGCAAGGTACCGGCTGGACTGGAAACCATCAGCTGGTGCCGCGAAGCGGAGGGACGGGGAGCCGGTGAAATTCTTCTCACTTCAATGGACAGAGACGGTACCCGCAGCGGATTTGATCTGGAGGTGCTGCGGGAAGTCTGTGCCGCGACCACCATTCCGGTGATTGCATCAGGCGGTGCGGGATCGTATGAGCATTTCAGGGAAGTGTTTGTTTCTACCCAATGTGAAGCAGCCCTTGCGGCGGGGCTTTTCCATTCGGGAGAGATGGGGATAGCTTCGTTAAAACAGTTTCTTACGGAAAACGGAATTGAGGTACGGTTATGA
- a CDS encoding bifunctional phosphoribosyl-AMP cyclohydrolase/phosphoribosyl-ATP diphosphatase HisIE, with protein sequence MNIYDKLDFAKGNGLIAAMVIDHETKSPLMLGYISRESLEKTFESGRVTFFSRSRKELWLKGETSGNYLSFVSVHPDCDGDAVVIYARPAGPVCHTGSYSCFEGTETSAQGESFLYTLEKIIGKRKEELPENSYKAKLFGKGIPRIAQKTGEEAVETVIAAMKQDREELISEASDLLYHLTVLLTASGVSLADVESKLRERHR encoded by the coding sequence ATGAATATATATGATAAGCTTGATTTTGCAAAGGGAAACGGACTGATTGCGGCAATGGTTATTGACCACGAAACTAAATCACCCCTGATGCTGGGATATATCAGCCGGGAATCGCTTGAGAAAACTTTTGAAAGCGGCAGAGTAACTTTTTTCAGCAGAAGCCGTAAGGAGCTATGGCTGAAGGGAGAGACCTCGGGTAACTATCTCAGTTTTGTGTCAGTTCATCCCGACTGTGACGGCGATGCGGTGGTGATCTATGCCAGACCCGCCGGACCGGTCTGCCATACGGGTTCTTATTCCTGCTTTGAGGGCACTGAAACATCAGCGCAGGGAGAGTCATTCTTATATACGCTAGAGAAGATTATCGGTAAACGGAAAGAAGAGCTGCCGGAAAATTCTTATAAAGCAAAGTTATTCGGAAAAGGAATTCCCCGCATTGCGCAGAAGACCGGTGAAGAGGCAGTGGAAACCGTCATCGCGGCAATGAAACAGGACAGGGAAGAACTGATATCAGAAGCTTCTGATTTGCTGTATCATTTAACGGTACTGCTGACCGCTTCCGGAGTCTCGCTTGCTGATGTTGAGAGTAAACTGCGGGAGAGGCACCGATGA